A portion of the Parasedimentitalea marina genome contains these proteins:
- a CDS encoding ornithine cyclodeaminase family protein, whose protein sequence is MLRVLNAGETREGLQWPRLIDGLDAMFKSGCVMPLRHHYEIEVPTENSGTLLLMPAWTPGAYIGVKMVTVIPGNSARSLPAISGAYLLSSGATGALLAVIDGAELTARRTAAASALAARYLARSDASRLLVVGAGKLALNVIEAHTAVRPITSIGIWARRIEQAEEVTQAARALGYNAHAVDNLEQAVPKADIISCCTLSRSPLVKGAWVRAGTHIDLIGAFKPDMRETDSAAIAKASVFADTRDGVLSEGGDIVQAINDSAIAATDIQADLFDLARGDHAGRETDDEITVFKSVGAALEDLAAAILTYEAAAPTI, encoded by the coding sequence ATGTTGCGGGTTTTGAATGCAGGCGAAACACGGGAAGGGCTACAGTGGCCCCGACTTATCGACGGGCTGGACGCGATGTTTAAGTCGGGCTGCGTTATGCCCCTGCGCCACCACTACGAGATTGAGGTTCCGACTGAGAACAGCGGCACCTTATTGCTGATGCCGGCCTGGACTCCTGGCGCCTATATCGGTGTCAAAATGGTGACCGTTATCCCCGGAAACTCAGCGCGATCATTGCCTGCAATTTCAGGCGCATATCTGCTGTCATCCGGTGCGACGGGGGCTTTGCTGGCCGTGATTGATGGCGCTGAATTGACGGCACGGCGAACCGCCGCAGCATCGGCGCTTGCCGCGCGATATCTGGCGCGGTCGGATGCCAGCCGCTTGTTGGTTGTCGGGGCTGGCAAGCTGGCATTGAATGTGATCGAGGCGCACACCGCCGTCCGCCCGATCACGTCCATTGGGATTTGGGCGCGTCGTATCGAACAGGCCGAAGAGGTGACGCAGGCCGCGCGCGCATTGGGGTATAATGCCCATGCCGTCGACAATCTGGAACAGGCTGTGCCAAAGGCCGACATCATCAGTTGCTGTACGCTTTCACGTTCACCACTGGTCAAAGGTGCATGGGTGCGGGCGGGGACGCATATTGATCTGATCGGGGCCTTCAAGCCCGACATGCGCGAGACAGACAGCGCAGCGATTGCAAAGGCGTCGGTGTTTGCAGACACTCGGGATGGCGTTTTGTCCGAAGGCGGCGACATCGTTCAGGCCATCAACGACAGCGCGATTGCCGCCACGGACATCCAGGCGGATTTATTCGATTTGGCTCGTGGCGATCACGCAGGGCGTGAAACTGACGATGAAATTACAGTGTTCAAATCTGTTGGGGCTGCATTGGAAGATTTGGCTGCGGCGATCCTCACCTATGAGGCCGCCGCACCAACGATCTAG
- a CDS encoding RidA family protein has protein sequence MTLHRSEIGPRMSQAVIHGDTIYLAGQVGKGADVTAQTKDMLAEVDRLLAEAGSSKSNILSATVWLADMAGISDMNRVWDAWIDPENPPARACVEARLATPDYLVEVMITAARG, from the coding sequence ATGACACTTCACCGTAGCGAAATTGGCCCCCGTATGAGCCAAGCGGTCATTCATGGCGACACAATCTATTTGGCCGGACAGGTCGGCAAAGGCGCTGATGTCACGGCGCAAACTAAAGATATGTTGGCCGAAGTTGACCGTTTGCTTGCAGAGGCGGGTAGCAGCAAATCCAACATCCTGTCCGCGACAGTATGGCTTGCAGATATGGCGGGTATCTCGGATATGAACAGGGTGTGGGATGCTTGGATTGACCCGGAGAACCCACCCGCGCGGGCCTGCGTCGAAGCACGATTGGCGACGCCCGACTATCTGGTTGAAGTCATGATCACCGCTGCAAGAGGTTGA
- the speB gene encoding agmatinase, which produces MAWSAEKLARLQQTFSNATGGDLQDPKGQRIAEKIFSEGGRRPAPYAGMPTLLDAPHIAFADGEDISRLDVALYGVPMDLGVTNRNGSRFGPRALRSIERVGPYNDALECAPIHEMLVADIGDVPMQSRFDLTQSHADIQDFVSKIIAKDVIPLGVGGDHSISHPILKAVAKNGPVGMIHIDAHCDTGGSYEGEKFHHGGPFRNAVLDGLLDPERTIQIGIRGAAKYIWEFSEMSGMTVVEAASITDANLPHIIAKARDVIGDGPTYFSFDIDSLDPAYAPGTGTPEVGGLTTREALKLIRGMKGANLVGGDVVEVAPAYDPTTNTAQNGAQMLFEILSLMQFSPSRTSN; this is translated from the coding sequence ATGGCTTGGTCGGCAGAAAAACTCGCGCGCTTACAGCAAACATTTAGCAACGCGACAGGGGGGGATTTGCAGGATCCCAAAGGTCAACGGATCGCCGAGAAGATTTTCTCCGAGGGTGGGCGTCGCCCCGCGCCCTATGCAGGGATGCCAACCTTACTGGATGCGCCACATATCGCCTTCGCGGACGGTGAGGATATTTCCAGGCTGGATGTAGCGCTTTATGGCGTGCCGATGGACCTTGGCGTAACCAATCGAAACGGGTCACGGTTTGGCCCGCGTGCACTGCGCAGCATTGAACGGGTCGGCCCCTATAACGACGCGCTTGAGTGCGCCCCCATCCATGAAATGCTGGTGGCTGACATTGGCGATGTTCCGATGCAAAGCAGGTTCGACTTGACGCAAAGCCATGCGGATATCCAAGATTTCGTGTCCAAAATCATAGCCAAGGATGTGATTCCGCTGGGGGTTGGTGGGGATCATTCGATCAGTCATCCAATTCTGAAAGCGGTGGCTAAAAATGGTCCTGTCGGAATGATTCACATCGATGCTCATTGCGATACGGGCGGGTCCTATGAGGGAGAGAAATTTCACCACGGTGGGCCATTTCGCAATGCGGTGCTCGACGGGTTGCTGGACCCTGAACGTACAATCCAGATTGGCATCAGGGGGGCTGCGAAATACATCTGGGAATTTTCTGAGATGTCGGGGATGACTGTGGTCGAGGCCGCCAGTATCACCGATGCGAACCTGCCGCATATTATCGCCAAAGCGCGCGATGTTATCGGTGATGGCCCAACCTATTTTTCCTTCGATATCGACAGCCTCGACCCGGCCTATGCCCCCGGAACCGGCACCCCAGAGGTCGGCGGCCTGACCACGCGCGAGGCGCTCAAACTGATCCGAGGCATGAAAGGTGCGAACCTTGTGGGTGGAGATGTTGTTGAAGTCGCCCCCGCCTATGACCCCACAACCAACACGGCCCAGAATGGCGCGCAGATGCTGTTTGAGATCCTGAGCCTGATGCAATTCTCTCCTTCAAGAACTTCGAATTAA
- a CDS encoding LysR family transcriptional regulator, which translates to MSRRKKAFSGTVNDVDLRLMRVFKTVIECGGLSAAQTELGVGRSTISRQISDLEIRLGMRLCHRGRSGFYLTQQGQQAYDFIDHFLKQTDDFTSRIASISKKMVGKIEIGMIDFTMTDAKNPLIPAIRKFQVIAPDVSINMMTGSPNEVERGVIDGKLHVGIVPDYQRHPSLNYVTLYDEQVGLFCGGNHPLVDDVRNGVELTSKDVCSHKLVHRAYFEGERLRQRKQAFPVGSTVYQTEAVLSLVRSGVYLGYFPSHCQALIRDEFYEILPDVFGYSTPICAVWRSDRNQSMILQDFLDLLRLKA; encoded by the coding sequence ATGTCTCGCCGCAAAAAGGCTTTTTCTGGCACTGTTAACGATGTGGATTTGCGTCTGATGCGTGTCTTCAAGACCGTAATCGAATGTGGTGGGCTTTCAGCCGCACAGACCGAACTTGGCGTGGGCCGATCCACCATTTCGCGGCAGATTTCCGACCTTGAAATCAGGCTCGGAATGCGCCTGTGCCACCGTGGGCGCAGCGGGTTTTATCTGACTCAACAAGGCCAGCAGGCCTATGATTTCATCGATCATTTCCTCAAGCAAACCGATGATTTTACGTCCCGTATCGCCAGTATCAGCAAAAAGATGGTCGGCAAGATTGAAATCGGCATGATCGATTTTACGATGACGGATGCGAAAAACCCGCTTATTCCTGCTATTCGCAAGTTTCAGGTCATAGCCCCGGATGTGTCTATTAACATGATGACCGGATCGCCCAACGAGGTTGAGCGCGGCGTGATTGACGGCAAATTACACGTCGGCATTGTCCCTGACTATCAGCGTCACCCCAGCCTGAATTATGTGACACTATATGATGAACAAGTTGGGCTCTTTTGCGGCGGCAATCACCCTTTGGTAGATGATGTCCGCAATGGTGTCGAACTAACGAGCAAGGACGTGTGTTCACACAAACTGGTGCATCGCGCATACTTTGAGGGCGAACGCCTGCGCCAAAGAAAGCAGGCTTTCCCTGTTGGCAGTACAGTTTATCAGACAGAAGCGGTGCTTTCACTGGTACGCAGTGGGGTCTATTTGGGGTATTTTCCGTCTCATTGTCAGGCTCTGATCCGCGATGAATTTTATGAAATTCTACCAGATGTATTTGGGTATTCGACGCCGATCTGCGCTGTTTGGCGATCGGATCGAAACCAATCGATGATCTTGCAAGATTTCCTCGATCTTTTGCGGCTGAAAGCTTAA
- a CDS encoding phosphotransferase, which translates to MGSSSNRKRLAKLVEGAEAHFGEKVVTTSAPGGEGRASWRFQLESRSVIATLRPNFRRTHLEAFALTKINQFCSDIPECLGVVGEIMFQSDVGGKRLNQEIVKLNRSRRADVSHEAIAAIFRIQSAAQQAGLNTTMPHLGANTEWIENLVKAVSALEPYSAGRSIDVDSAALAARIACPASQFVKWDCRSGNAAIGDDNRLRWFDFEYCGVRHGAEDVAWLLGDEAWPMSPETMEQIVIAAFDPNGAHKLDPYLDYLAIYLTLHCVQRFKLIIKEVHNRGWLSKTRVRKYDDAGVHPEFAAQICRVGAYFAARDPLTAPIGRDFENAEKVFQEVLRNGNGNVEGMKIPA; encoded by the coding sequence ATGGGTAGCAGTAGCAATCGAAAGCGTCTGGCGAAGCTCGTTGAAGGCGCTGAAGCGCATTTTGGGGAAAAGGTTGTTACAACGTCAGCGCCCGGAGGAGAAGGCCGTGCCAGTTGGCGGTTTCAACTGGAAAGCCGATCTGTCATTGCAACGCTGAGGCCAAACTTCAGACGCACCCATCTAGAAGCCTTTGCGCTGACCAAAATCAACCAATTCTGCAGCGACATTCCCGAATGCCTGGGCGTTGTGGGTGAGATCATGTTCCAATCGGACGTGGGTGGAAAACGCCTAAACCAAGAGATCGTGAAGTTGAACCGCAGCCGACGCGCGGATGTGTCTCACGAAGCGATTGCTGCCATTTTTAGAATCCAGTCAGCGGCCCAACAGGCTGGGTTGAACACTACAATGCCGCATCTGGGCGCAAATACCGAGTGGATTGAAAACCTGGTCAAAGCGGTTTCCGCTCTGGAGCCATATTCAGCGGGGCGATCCATCGACGTGGACAGTGCCGCGCTGGCTGCTCGGATTGCCTGCCCTGCCAGCCAGTTTGTGAAGTGGGATTGCAGATCAGGTAATGCTGCGATTGGGGATGATAACCGTCTGCGTTGGTTCGATTTTGAATACTGCGGCGTGCGGCATGGGGCCGAAGATGTGGCTTGGCTATTGGGAGATGAAGCCTGGCCGATGAGCCCGGAAACGATGGAACAGATCGTGATTGCCGCGTTTGATCCAAACGGCGCACACAAGCTGGACCCTTATCTGGACTATTTGGCAATCTACTTGACCCTCCACTGTGTGCAGCGGTTCAAATTGATCATAAAAGAGGTGCACAACCGTGGCTGGTTGTCCAAAACCCGTGTGCGAAAATATGATGATGCGGGTGTCCATCCGGAATTTGCAGCCCAAATCTGCCGGGTGGGCGCCTATTTTGCAGCGCGGGATCCATTGACGGCCCCAATTGGCCGTGACTTCGAAAACGCAGAAAAGGTCTTTCAGGAAGTCTTGCGCAATGGAAATGGTAATGTCGAAGGGATGAAAATACCCGCATGA
- a CDS encoding GNAT family N-acetyltransferase, whose product MNSEAPNRRAQSRLRVETVDTFAGFQAIEAAWKTLEDRDPEATFFLSWDWLAQAFRDNPYRWSVLAVYAPDGEDVIVGLLPLKYGVHWSTTRNEFQTEIEAGGRLLFSEYTGFLCDPDKEVAVMEALALSLRAMPWAKLSLRYVAQTRRAELFCASFEQFGYKVSWKEYRINKGETNNLVCPHVSLPDDFETYLQTSVSSNTRQRYRRFQRKYFADGNYHFTHCDADSFEKDIATLMGFWKHKWAPTKGGSKSLKVASNFEKVLEAALKTEALFLPVLWRGDTPLAALGHVMDPKNGSMHFIIAGRDSTAEEAFIGAALHFHSIECAIMLGCQYYDFGHGDEEYKFSYGAEKTTVQYFSVTRPTGDPEKVFDSISTGVALKRIEKLIKAGKTDQAERACRQLSQLFT is encoded by the coding sequence ATGAATAGTGAAGCCCCCAACAGACGTGCCCAAAGTCGATTGCGTGTGGAAACTGTCGACACATTCGCTGGATTTCAGGCAATCGAAGCCGCCTGGAAGACACTCGAAGATCGCGATCCGGAAGCAACCTTCTTCTTGTCTTGGGATTGGCTTGCTCAGGCGTTTCGGGACAATCCTTATCGGTGGAGTGTTCTTGCCGTGTATGCGCCAGATGGCGAGGATGTAATCGTCGGCCTGCTTCCGCTCAAATACGGCGTACATTGGAGTACGACCCGCAACGAATTCCAGACCGAGATTGAGGCTGGCGGACGGTTGCTCTTTAGCGAATACACCGGGTTCCTTTGTGATCCTGACAAAGAGGTCGCAGTGATGGAGGCATTGGCACTGTCCCTGCGCGCGATGCCTTGGGCGAAGCTGTCGCTGCGATATGTAGCGCAGACACGGCGTGCTGAGTTGTTTTGCGCGTCCTTTGAGCAATTTGGCTACAAGGTCTCGTGGAAAGAGTATCGCATCAATAAGGGCGAGACGAACAACCTTGTTTGCCCTCATGTTTCGTTGCCTGACGACTTTGAAACCTATCTGCAAACCAGCGTGAGCAGCAACACGCGACAACGCTACCGCCGTTTTCAACGCAAATATTTTGCCGACGGTAACTATCATTTCACCCATTGTGATGCTGACAGCTTCGAAAAAGATATCGCAACTTTGATGGGGTTCTGGAAACACAAATGGGCCCCAACAAAGGGAGGCTCAAAGTCACTGAAGGTTGCTTCCAATTTCGAAAAAGTTTTAGAAGCCGCACTCAAAACGGAGGCGCTATTCTTACCGGTATTGTGGCGAGGTGATACGCCCTTGGCGGCATTGGGGCATGTGATGGATCCAAAGAACGGGTCGATGCATTTCATTATCGCCGGGCGGGATTCAACAGCTGAAGAGGCCTTTATCGGCGCGGCTCTGCATTTCCACAGCATTGAATGTGCGATCATGCTTGGATGTCAGTACTATGACTTCGGGCATGGTGACGAAGAGTATAAGTTTAGCTATGGCGCCGAAAAAACCACGGTGCAGTATTTCTCAGTCACTCGACCAACCGGGGATCCAGAAAAAGTATTTGATTCCATCAGTACGGGTGTTGCCCTGAAACGGATTGAGAAGCTGATTAAGGCGGGCAAGACGGATCAGGCAGAGCGCGCCTGTCGCCAGTTGTCGCAGTTATTCACGTAG
- a CDS encoding CynX/NimT family MFS transporter, whose product MRWRILGLLFLARIGLGFQFQTVASVGDDLVVAFGLDYAGIGFLIGLFMAPGLFLAIPAGYWGRFVSDRIMVVIGLGALALGGVASSLAAESWAIGMGRIIAGAGFLFTTLYFTKMIADWFEGREIATAMSVLVMSWPFGIAMGQVGHAWLAQVYGWQVPFQVASIYCLLAALAVFLLYRAPHDLPPAKTGSGAALTGQEWRLVLCAAAAWAVFNAAYVTYLSFGPKVLEDLGQTAIAAAGIISIGSWVMILSGALCGQIVDRFGGRNAVLTVCIGGAIVSLLLLSEPGAGFGASLLFGLIGMAPAGVIMAMSGQALRPQVRAFGMGIFFTVYYAIMLVTPPAAGAILDATGSAHGSILLAIILFASVIPLAMMFHHFKTAPNVGFEKKV is encoded by the coding sequence ATGCGCTGGCGCATTTTGGGATTGCTGTTTCTGGCCCGCATCGGACTTGGGTTTCAGTTTCAGACAGTGGCTTCCGTGGGCGATGACCTGGTTGTCGCCTTCGGGCTTGATTACGCGGGAATCGGTTTTTTGATCGGTCTTTTCATGGCTCCCGGTTTGTTTTTAGCCATCCCTGCCGGGTATTGGGGGCGCTTTGTCTCAGATCGTATTATGGTTGTGATTGGATTGGGTGCACTGGCGTTGGGCGGGGTCGCATCTTCGCTGGCGGCTGAGAGCTGGGCAATTGGAATGGGCCGCATTATTGCAGGTGCCGGTTTTTTGTTCACGACACTCTATTTCACCAAGATGATCGCCGATTGGTTCGAAGGGCGCGAAATCGCGACCGCGATGAGCGTGTTGGTCATGAGCTGGCCTTTTGGGATCGCCATGGGCCAAGTCGGTCACGCGTGGCTTGCACAGGTCTACGGTTGGCAGGTTCCGTTTCAGGTGGCATCTATCTATTGCCTACTTGCTGCACTGGCGGTTTTCTTGCTGTACCGCGCACCGCATGATTTACCACCTGCAAAAACCGGTTCAGGGGCCGCGCTTACAGGCCAGGAATGGCGTTTGGTCCTGTGTGCAGCCGCGGCTTGGGCTGTGTTTAACGCGGCCTATGTCACCTATCTTTCGTTCGGGCCAAAGGTGCTTGAAGACCTTGGCCAAACAGCCATTGCGGCAGCTGGCATTATCAGCATTGGCAGTTGGGTTATGATCTTGTCCGGCGCATTATGCGGGCAGATTGTGGATCGTTTCGGCGGGCGAAATGCTGTTTTGACCGTTTGTATTGGTGGCGCAATCGTATCACTTTTGCTGCTTAGTGAGCCAGGCGCAGGCTTTGGTGCAAGCTTGCTGTTTGGTTTGATTGGCATGGCACCGGCTGGGGTGATCATGGCAATGTCTGGACAAGCCTTACGGCCTCAGGTTCGGGCCTTTGGCATGGGTATCTTCTTCACCGTTTACTATGCGATCATGTTGGTTACACCTCCGGCAGCTGGTGCAATCTTGGATGCCACAGGCAGCGCGCATGGCTCTATATTGCTTGCCATCATCTTATTCGCCTCAGTGATTCCGCTTGCGATGATGTTCCACCATTTCAAAACCGCGCCTAATGTGGGCTTTGAAAAGAAAGTCTGA
- a CDS encoding ester cyclase, whose protein sequence is MSQYQTAQAFFEACETGKGWDSCKSWCHEGATFSCQADALADTITLAAYADWMKGLLTPVPDGRYKLTAFAADEARGTVVVAAEFHGTQTGEGGPVPPTGKAVISDYAYVMQFDGDKITHMTKFWNDVHALRALGWS, encoded by the coding sequence ATGTCACAATATCAAACCGCGCAGGCCTTTTTCGAGGCCTGTGAAACCGGCAAAGGCTGGGACAGTTGCAAATCATGGTGCCACGAAGGCGCTACCTTTTCCTGCCAGGCGGATGCCTTGGCCGATACGATAACACTGGCCGCCTATGCCGATTGGATGAAGGGACTTTTGACACCGGTCCCGGATGGCCGTTACAAGCTTACTGCTTTTGCAGCTGACGAGGCGCGCGGAACCGTTGTCGTGGCAGCCGAGTTTCACGGCACACAGACAGGCGAGGGCGGTCCGGTTCCGCCGACGGGCAAAGCAGTCATTTCGGATTACGCCTATGTCATGCAGTTCGACGGTGACAAGATCACGCATATGACCAAGTTCTGGAATGACGTGCACGCCCTTCGTGCGCTTGGCTGGTCCTGA
- a CDS encoding tetratricopeptide repeat protein, translated as MSDQVELSPRELQIAQSYAGGATYQKIADTLCIAPSTVRTHLATIYRKLGVSSKLELRDTLMPVAPPLADLTINAIVEFPPRPEKPSIAVLAFENMSGDSEQEYFSDGISDDIITALSRSPWLFIIARNTTFTYKGTNVDVRRVAEELGVRFVLEGSVRRSGDRVRVTAQLIDGLTGGHVWSERYDGQLEDVFDLQDEITRNVVASIQTTVHLSTLQEPVERASHPDLTVWELTMRSWHLLYDFNPESYAHAKTLLERALALDPESAEANMILSLINHHIAIMGFVKETRPPMETAYALARRATQLDDRNEYAHWALGISCWGLHKFDESLAALERAVALNPNCSLAYGSLGTLLGILGRSDDAIANQEIAIRSNPLDPSIFFRFSGLALAHYLAGRYEVAIKWAERAIHRMPRWYFAHFVLVASRMELDQPKLAADAVQACRDVLPDICMRDLDRVPLKDPTKMKNLRNCLHKAGFSD; from the coding sequence GTGTCAGACCAGGTTGAACTTAGCCCTAGGGAATTGCAGATAGCGCAATCCTACGCAGGCGGAGCGACCTATCAAAAGATTGCCGACACGTTGTGCATTGCTCCGTCCACCGTGCGCACGCATCTGGCAACGATCTATCGTAAACTGGGCGTGTCCTCGAAGCTGGAATTGCGCGATACGTTGATGCCAGTTGCACCGCCATTGGCCGATTTGACCATTAATGCTATTGTCGAATTCCCTCCGCGGCCCGAGAAACCATCCATTGCCGTCCTGGCCTTTGAAAACATGTCGGGGGATTCCGAACAAGAATATTTCTCGGACGGGATCAGCGACGACATCATCACGGCCCTGTCGCGCTCGCCCTGGCTGTTCATTATCGCGCGCAACACGACCTTCACCTACAAAGGAACCAACGTCGATGTCCGGCGCGTGGCCGAGGAACTGGGCGTCAGGTTTGTGCTGGAAGGCAGTGTCAGACGCTCAGGCGACCGGGTGCGTGTCACGGCGCAGCTGATTGACGGGTTGACTGGTGGCCATGTTTGGTCTGAACGCTATGACGGCCAACTTGAGGACGTGTTCGATCTGCAAGATGAGATCACGCGCAATGTGGTGGCCTCGATCCAGACCACAGTGCATCTAAGTACCCTCCAAGAGCCGGTCGAGCGGGCGTCCCATCCCGATCTGACCGTCTGGGAACTGACGATGCGGTCCTGGCATCTGCTCTACGATTTCAACCCCGAAAGCTATGCCCATGCAAAGACCCTGCTGGAGCGCGCTTTGGCTCTGGACCCCGAAAGCGCCGAGGCAAATATGATCCTCTCGCTGATCAACCACCACATCGCCATAATGGGTTTTGTAAAAGAAACCCGACCGCCAATGGAAACGGCATATGCGCTGGCGCGGCGCGCTACGCAATTAGACGACCGCAACGAATATGCACATTGGGCGTTAGGAATCAGCTGTTGGGGTCTGCACAAATTCGACGAATCCCTCGCGGCTTTGGAGCGCGCCGTTGCCCTGAACCCGAATTGCTCGTTGGCCTATGGCAGTCTTGGCACCTTGCTGGGTATTTTGGGACGCTCTGACGACGCAATTGCAAATCAGGAAATCGCAATCCGCTCCAATCCTCTGGACCCCAGCATTTTCTTCCGGTTTTCCGGTCTTGCTTTGGCGCATTATTTGGCCGGACGATACGAGGTCGCGATCAAATGGGCCGAGCGCGCAATCCACCGCATGCCACGTTGGTATTTCGCGCATTTCGTCCTTGTCGCCAGCCGGATGGAGCTGGATCAGCCCAAACTGGCAGCAGATGCTGTCCAGGCCTGCCGGGACGTGCTGCCTGATATCTGTATGCGCGACCTTGATCGTGTTCCCTTGAAGGACCCAACAAAAATGAAAAATCTGCGCAACTGTTTACACAAGGCTGGTTTTTCCGATTGA